A window of Candidatus Krumholzibacteriota bacterium genomic DNA:
CGCCGGGTCGAGCTGGTACATCAGGGCGTAGTTGACCGCCTTGAGCATCCCGATCGCGCGGGAGTCGATGTAGCCGGAGAGGGCGTCGCCCATGTGGCTGTCGCACCAGCTCTCGAGGCGGTGCGCGTTCGTCGTGTTCCGGTTCATCCGGTCGTTGAGGGCGGCGATCCGCTCGTCGGTGAGCCAGATGCGCGGATGGTCCTGCCTGACGGCCCCCAGCGCGGGCGCCAGTGAGGCGCCTGCGAGCGAGACGAGGAGGACGAGCGTCGTGCAGAATGACAACCGTTTCATCGTATCTCTACCTCTCGATGCGCGACGGGGAATCCTCGGAAACGATCCGCCCCGCGGCGTGGCCCGGTGTGGTCTTTCCCGTCTGTTCGCTGCAAGTTTCATGCTCATCAGGGGAATGTCGCGGGCGTTCGCTGGGCCCGCGCGTCTCTATCCACGTTATATGATACACCCGGCGCCCGCAATGATTCTTTGATCGCGAACGGTAAAACGGGTAGAATGCCCCAAACCGTTCGCCGGCGGGGCGGCAACGCCGCCGGCGCGGCACGGATTCTGCAGCGGGCGAGGGGGGGCGCCGGGGCGGCGCCCGGGAGGCAGCCGACAGGTTATGTGGTTCAATTCGTTCGATTTCGCCGTCTTCTTCGTCGTCGTCCTCGCCCTGTACTACCTGTTGCCCTTCCGCTGGCAGAACCGGATGCTCCTCGTCGCCTCCTACGTCTTCTACGGCTGGTGGGACTGGCGCTTCCTCTCGTTGATACTGATCTCGACGATCGTCGACTTCGTGGCGGGGATCCGCATCCACGGGGCGGGGGATGCGGCCGACCCGGCCACGGCCCGGCGCCGGCGGGGCTGGCTCGTGGCGAGCGTCTGCACGAACCTCGGCATCCTCGGCTTCTTCAAGTACTTCGATTTCTTCGCGGGCTCACTCGCCGGCGCGCTGGGCGCGCTGGGGATCGAGTCGTCCGTCCTGCGGCTCGATCTCGTGCTGCCGGTGGGCATCTCCTTCTACACCTTCCAGACGATGAGCTACACGATCGACATCTACCGGGGCAAGATGGAGCCGACCCGGCACTTCCCCGATTTCGCGCTCTTCGTCGCCTTCTTCCCGCAGCTCGTCGCCGGCCCGATCGAACGGGCGCGCGTGCTCGTGCCGCAGATCCTCCGGCCCCGTACCTTCAGCGCGCACCGCTTCGCCGACGGCGCGCATCTCATCTTCTGGGGGCTCTTCAAGAAGGTCTTCGTCGCCGACAACCTCGCACGCACGGCCGACGCCGTCTTCGCCGATCCGAACGCCTCGTGGTGGTCGATCGTCGTGGGCGTCTACGCCTTCGCCTTCCAGATCTACTGCGACTTCTCCGGCTACTCCGACATCGCCCGGGGGTGCGCGAAGTGCCTCGGCTTCGAGCTGATGCTGAACTTCGACTTCCCCTACATCGCGGTGAGCCCGAGCGATTTCTGGCGCCGCTGGCACATCAGCCTCTCCTCGTGGCTGCGCGACTACCTCTACATCCCGCTCGGCGGGAACCGCGGCGGGCGGGCGAAGACCTACCGCAACCTCTCGCTCACGATGCTCCTCGGCGGGCTCTGGCACGGCGCGGCGTGGAACTTCGTCGCCTGGGGGGCCTACCACGGCCTGCTCCTCGTCGGCCAGCGCCTGCTCGGCGGGCTCGCGCGGATCGTTTCGGGCCGCGCGGCGCGGGGGCGCGCGGAACCCGGCGCGGCCGGCGCCGGCGCTGCGGGGAACGTTGCAGTCGCGACCGGCGCGGCGACGGAGGCGCGGTCGATCGACGCGCGGCCCGCGCATCGCTGGGGTGTCGCCGCGGGCGGCCGTTTCGCCGCGCGCGCCCTGCGCGTGGCCCTCTTCTTCCAGCTGACCTGCCTCGGCTGGCTCTTCTTCCGCGTGCGCTCGCTCGGCCAGGCGGGATCGATGCTGCGGCGCCTCGTCACCCTCGAGGGGACGGCCCGCTGGGGGGAGATGCTCGTCGTCGTGGAGTACGCCCTGCCGCTTCTCGCCGTCGAGACGGTCATGGTGCTCGCCCGCCGCGACGACGTCTTCCGGCTCGCCGCGCCGCTCCCGGTGAAGGCGGCCGTCTACGGCGTCCTCTTCTACCTCTTCGCCTTCCTCGGCGCGCAGGCGCAGAGCTTCATCTACTTCCAGTTCTAGGAGAAACCGGCATGGCGACGACGCGGGACATGCGAACGATCGGGGAGGAGGAGCGATGAACGCCGCTTCGCTCATCCGCTGCCTCGGGCGCTGGCTCGTCGCCGCGGCCGTCTTCGGCCTCGTCCTCGAGCTCTCGGCCCGGGTGGACGACCGGGTGCGCTGGAACGCGCCGCTCCTCCAGGCGAACTACACGCACGCGATGCTCCAGGTCTCCGATTCCCTCGGACGGCGCAACCGCCCCGGCGCCCGCTTCGAAAAGTGGGAGATCGACCGGAACGGTTTCCGCGGCCCCGGCGCGGCCGTCGAGAAGCCGGCGGGGGTCGTTCGCGTCGTCGTCGCCGGGGCGTCGGAGACCTTCGGTCTCTACGAGAGCCCGGGGATGGAGTACGCAGCGCAGCTCGACTCGGTTCTCGAGCGCGCAGAGCCGGGACGCTTCGAGGTGATCAACGCGGCGAGCGCGGGGATGACCCCGCCGCGGATCCGTTTCCTCTGGGGGGCGCACCTGCGGCGATTCGATCCCGACGTGCTCGTCTTCTACCCCTCGCCTGCCTTCTACCTCGACGCGCGCGTCCCCCGCGACACGGTGCGCGTGCGCACGGGCCCCGTGCCGGCGCCGCCGCCCCGCCCGCGGCTTCTCCGCAAGATCTCGATCGTGGCGAAGCGCGTCGTCCCCGGTGCGCTGCAGGCGTGGGTCAACGAGCTGCTCGCCCGCCGCGAGGCGGGCGGGGAAGAGGCAGAGCCGTGGGAGGCGCCGCCCCCCGATCGCGTCGCCGCGTTCGAGCGGCAGGTGACCGAGCTCGTCGACGCCGTCCGGCGGGATTCCGTCCGGGTCGTCCTCGCCACGCACGCCGTGCGGTTCGGCGGTTCGATGGACGCGGCCGACCGCCGCCACATGGCCGGCTGGCGCAAGTTCTACCCGCTCGCCTCGGCCGACTGCCTGCTCGAAATGGATGAGGCGGCGAACGAGGCGATCCGCCGGATCGGCCGCGAGCGCGGCATCCCCGTCGTCGACATCGCCCGCCTGGTGCCCGCCGGCGACCGGTACTTCGCCGACTTCGCGCACTTCACCGACGCCGGCGCGCGACTCGTCGCCGAGGCCCTCGCCCCGGAAGTGCGCGCGGCGGCCACGGGCGATCGCCCGCCGCCGCCGGGGAACGCCTCTCAGTAGTCGATGATGTCGGGGAAGAGGAGCTTGGCGCGGAAGACGGCGCCGCTGTCGTAGCGCTCGATCCCCACGCGCCGGAGCCCGAGCGGATCGAAACCCTTCTCCGTGTTCAGTCCCCAGTTGTACATCGTGCTGAAACGGTAGCCGCTCTCGGCGACGATCCGGCGGAGCGTCTCCTTGGCCGAACGCTTCTTCTTCGGCCCGATGCGTCCGCGGCCCGGCGAGCCGAAGCTCGTGACCGCACGGCCCAGCTCGGCCTCGATCATCGCCTTCGCGCCGGCCACCTCCTCGCGGAGGCGCGTCTCGGGAATGTTGGAGAAGATCGGGTGGTTCACCGAGTGGGCGCCGATCTCGATCCCCGCCGCGTCCAGCTCGCGGAGCTCGTTCCACGTCATCGTCTCGCGCTCGGCCGGCGGCCCGTCCGCGACGCCGCAGCGTTCGGCGAGAAAGGCGATCAGCTCCTCCTTCTCGTCGTCGGGGAGCCCCTTCACCGCCCGGATCAGCTTCCGCGCCGCCTGCTGGCGGTTGCCGGAGCCGAGGCGCAGGACGGCGTTCAGGGGCTCGCCGAGGGGTACCTCGCCCGCGGGCGCCGTCTTGACGATCCGCGCGAGGCGGTCCCACCAGAACAGGCGCCGCTCGCCGATGAACCCCGCGGCCACGAACATCACCGCCGTCGCGTTCGCCCGGCGCAGGAGCGGGAAGGCCACCTCGTAGTTGTCGCGGTAGCCGTCGTCGAAGGTGATGACGAGCCCGCGGGCGGGCAAACGCCCGTCCCGGTCGAGGGACTCGCCCACCTCGCGCAGGGTCATGACGTCGTACTCGCGCGTGACGAAGGCGAGCTGCCGCTCGAACGCGCGCGGCCCTGCGCTCACGAGGTCGTCGTCGAGGGGGAACCCGGCCGGGATCTCCATCACCCGGTGGTAGGTGAGCACGGTGAGGCATCGCCCGAGGCGCCGCTCGCGGCGGGCCACGACGAGCCGGCGGGGCAGGAAGGACAGGGCGCGGGCGGCGAGATCGCGTTTCGACACGGCAATCCTCCTACCAGCAGATCCCCTCGTACCGGGCCGGCGTCTCGGGACGGTCGGCGATGCGGACGAGGTCGATCACGGTCTGGTCTTCGCGCAGGTGCGGCAACTCGTGGATGAACTCGGTCGAGCGGTTCCCGATGACGATCGTCTCGGCGAACTCGACGACCTGTTCGATATGGGGCGTCATCAGGTCGGAGATGTGTTTGATGCGCGTCTCGATGTACTCCTTGTTGGCGCCGAAGAGCTTGGCGAGGTTGACGTTTCGGTCGTAGATCCGGATGTCGTAGCCCTTGCCGATCAGGGTCTCGATCACCGTGACGATCGGGCTCTCCCGCAGGTCGTCGGTGCCCGCCTTGAAGCTCATCCCGAGAAAGCCGATCCGCCTCGCGCCGGTCGCGATGATCATCTCGATGCCGCGCTTCACCTGCAGCTCGTTCGCCGGCATGATCGCGTCGAGCACGGGGACCTTCACGTCGAGCCGGCTCGCCTGGTGGGTGAGCGCGCGGACGTCCTTCGGGAGGCAGGAGCCGCCGAAGGCGAAACCCGGCTTGAAGTAGTAGGGGGAGATGTTGAGCTTGCGGTCGGCGCAGAAGATCTCCATCACGTCGTGCCCGTCGATCCCGACCGCCTTGCAGACGTTGCCGATCTCGTTGGCGAAGCAGACCTTCAGCGCGTGGAAGCAGTTGTCGGCGAACTTCACCATCTCGGCCGCCTCGAGGCCGGCGACGAAGACGGGGGCGTCGATCCCCCTGTAGATCTCGCAGACCCTGCGCGCGTCGGCCTCGTTCTCGCTCCCCACGACGATCTTCGGCGGATCGTAGTAGTCGGCCACCGAGGAGCCCTCGCGGAGGAACTCGGGGTTGAAGCAGAGACCGAAGTCCTCGAAGGCCCGCTTGCCGCTGTGCTCCTCGAGGATCGGCCGGCAGACGTTGCGCGTGGTGCCGGGGAAGCTCGTCGAGCGGATGACGACGATGTGGCGCTTGTCTTTCGCGGCGATGAGCTGGCCGATCTCGGCGCAGACGGCGCGGAGAAACTCGAGGTTCGCGTCGCCGTTCGGCAAACTCGGCGTGCCCACGCAGACGAGCGACATCTCCGTCTCGCGGATCGCCGCGGCGGCGTCGGCCGTCGCCCGCAGGCGCCCCTTCGCCACGTTCTCCTCGATGATGCGGCCGATGTCCTTCTCGATGACCGGCGTCTTGCCGTCGTTGATGAGGTCGACCTTGACCTCGGCCACGTCCACGCCGACGACGGTGTTGCCCCCGTCGGCGAGACAGGCGGCCGAGACCACGCCGACGTACCCGAGACCGAACACGCTTATCTTCATCGATCGTCCCCTTCCGTTGTCCTCGGCAGCGCCTCGACGAAGCGTCGGGCGACCGATTCCCATGCGCAGTGCTCCGCGACGAAGGCGCGGGCGGCCGCGCCGAGCGAACGGCGGCGTCCGCCGTCGGTGAGAACGCCGGCGACCGCCGCGGCGAAGGCGGCGGGCTCGTCGGCGATCAGTATGTTCTCGCCGTCGCGGTACTCGAGGCCCTCGGCCCCGATCGTCGTCGAGACGACGGCCGCGCCGGCCGACATCAGCTCGTAGATCTTGATCCGCGTTCCCCCGCCCACCCGGATCGGTACGACGGCGCAGGCGGCCCGCGCCACGTGCGGCCGCGTGTCGGGAACGGTGCCCGTCACCTCCACGCCGGGGCCGGCGAGGGCCCGGACGGCCGGCGCCGGGTCGCGCCCGACGATCGAGAAAACAACCCCCGGGACCGCCTCGCGGACGCGGGGGAGGATCTCGGCGGCGAACCAGCGGACGGCGTCGACGTTGGGCATCCAGTCCATCGAGCCGAGGAAGACGATCCGTCCCGCCTCGGGCTCGACGCCCGCCGGGGAGAAGTAGCCCGTGTCGACGCCGGTCGGGATCGCCGCCGCGCGCCGCGCGCCGTAGACCTCGGCGAAAAAGGCGGCGTCGCGCGCCGAGACGGCGATCACCGCGTCGAAGGATTGCGCCACGAGGCGTTCGAAGCGCCGGGTGCGCGCGCATTCGCGCCGGAAGACGAGCCGTTTGACGGGATTGCCCTCGTTCGCCGCCGACCGCTCCCAGATCATCGCCTCGATGTTATGCGAGAAGTGTGCCCGCGGCACGCCGGGGCACTCGGGGATGTTGGGGATCATCGTCAGGAAATCGGCGACGACGACGTCGTAGCGCCCGGCGGCGAGGCGTTCGGCGAGAAGCCGACGCATCGCCGTGCTCCGGTAGGAGGCGACGGTCCAGG
This region includes:
- a CDS encoding UDP-glucose/GDP-mannose dehydrogenase family protein, giving the protein MKISVFGLGYVGVVSAACLADGGNTVVGVDVAEVKVDLINDGKTPVIEKDIGRIIEENVAKGRLRATADAAAAIRETEMSLVCVGTPSLPNGDANLEFLRAVCAEIGQLIAAKDKRHIVVIRSTSFPGTTRNVCRPILEEHSGKRAFEDFGLCFNPEFLREGSSVADYYDPPKIVVGSENEADARRVCEIYRGIDAPVFVAGLEAAEMVKFADNCFHALKVCFANEIGNVCKAVGIDGHDVMEIFCADRKLNISPYYFKPGFAFGGSCLPKDVRALTHQASRLDVKVPVLDAIMPANELQVKRGIEMIIATGARRIGFLGMSFKAGTDDLRESPIVTVIETLIGKGYDIRIYDRNVNLAKLFGANKEYIETRIKHISDLMTPHIEQVVEFAETIVIGNRSTEFIHELPHLREDQTVIDLVRIADRPETPARYEGICW
- a CDS encoding MBOAT family protein gives rise to the protein MWFNSFDFAVFFVVVLALYYLLPFRWQNRMLLVASYVFYGWWDWRFLSLILISTIVDFVAGIRIHGAGDAADPATARRRRGWLVASVCTNLGILGFFKYFDFFAGSLAGALGALGIESSVLRLDLVLPVGISFYTFQTMSYTIDIYRGKMEPTRHFPDFALFVAFFPQLVAGPIERARVLVPQILRPRTFSAHRFADGAHLIFWGLFKKVFVADNLARTADAVFADPNASWWSIVVGVYAFAFQIYCDFSGYSDIARGCAKCLGFELMLNFDFPYIAVSPSDFWRRWHISLSSWLRDYLYIPLGGNRGGRAKTYRNLSLTMLLGGLWHGAAWNFVAWGAYHGLLLVGQRLLGGLARIVSGRAARGRAEPGAAGAGAAGNVAVATGAATEARSIDARPAHRWGVAAGGRFAARALRVALFFQLTCLGWLFFRVRSLGQAGSMLRRLVTLEGTARWGEMLVVVEYALPLLAVETVMVLARRDDVFRLAAPLPVKAAVYGVLFYLFAFLGAQAQSFIYFQF
- a CDS encoding polysaccharide deacetylase family protein, with product MSKRDLAARALSFLPRRLVVARRERRLGRCLTVLTYHRVMEIPAGFPLDDDLVSAGPRAFERQLAFVTREYDVMTLREVGESLDRDGRLPARGLVITFDDGYRDNYEVAFPLLRRANATAVMFVAAGFIGERRLFWWDRLARIVKTAPAGEVPLGEPLNAVLRLGSGNRQQAARKLIRAVKGLPDDEKEELIAFLAERCGVADGPPAERETMTWNELRELDAAGIEIGAHSVNHPIFSNIPETRLREEVAGAKAMIEAELGRAVTSFGSPGRGRIGPKKKRSAKETLRRIVAESGYRFSTMYNWGLNTEKGFDPLGLRRVGIERYDSGAVFRAKLLFPDIIDY
- a CDS encoding SGNH/GDSL hydrolase family protein is translated as MNAASLIRCLGRWLVAAAVFGLVLELSARVDDRVRWNAPLLQANYTHAMLQVSDSLGRRNRPGARFEKWEIDRNGFRGPGAAVEKPAGVVRVVVAGASETFGLYESPGMEYAAQLDSVLERAEPGRFEVINAASAGMTPPRIRFLWGAHLRRFDPDVLVFYPSPAFYLDARVPRDTVRVRTGPVPAPPPRPRLLRKISIVAKRVVPGALQAWVNELLARREAGGEEAEPWEAPPPDRVAAFERQVTELVDAVRRDSVRVVLATHAVRFGGSMDAADRRHMAGWRKFYPLASADCLLEMDEAANEAIRRIGRERGIPVVDIARLVPAGDRYFADFAHFTDAGARLVAEALAPEVRAAATGDRPPPPGNASQ
- a CDS encoding glycosyltransferase yields the protein MKILWVKNNLLHPLDSGGKLRTFNMLREIARDHEVHFAAFARPGESEAVEKSAEYCRRLFTAPPPAGPAKKSPAWFLRVAAGLLSPLPWTVASYRSTAMRRLLAERLAAGRYDVVVADFLTMIPNIPECPGVPRAHFSHNIEAMIWERSAANEGNPVKRLVFRRECARTRRFERLVAQSFDAVIAVSARDAAFFAEVYGARRAAAIPTGVDTGYFSPAGVEPEAGRIVFLGSMDWMPNVDAVRWFAAEILPRVREAVPGVVFSIVGRDPAPAVRALAGPGVEVTGTVPDTRPHVARAACAVVPIRVGGGTRIKIYELMSAGAAVVSTTIGAEGLEYRDGENILIADEPAAFAAAVAGVLTDGGRRRSLGAAARAFVAEHCAWESVARRFVEALPRTTEGDDR